agacaaaggtccgtctgagcacgttgtcagcccacgttcaggttacaactaaattcgagcatccctcgaaagaattcgctcttgcaagaatgaataaaaagaaattctcaaaagaaatcacaaagaaccaaagaaataggaacttgcccatcttcagttggtaagatcgcgtcacaaaccgcgcgagttcccaaatcgaaaaaacgaattcagggatgtccacccttagcggacagggctcgcccatgcgtcactagccgcgcaggtccttagttttcgaaaaatataaTCTTCAAAAATATAATCTTCAAAAATTTCCTCAAAACAACAggcaggttcgccatctttagccggcggggtctatgtaggtccttattttcaaatttcaaaaaaacagattcgtccacttctatcggacggggtgtccacccttagcggacatgcTCGCcactttagccggcggggtctgcgccattaaaccgcgcaggtccttagtcgttgcagcgataacttttgctggattttccttcgttttacgtcctataaaaacaagggtgctggattttccttcgttttacgtcctataaaaacaagggtgctggattttccttcgttttacgtcctataaaaacaaggggctttctcgtttaactagccttgaaaatgagaatctttaaaaacacttttacctcgtggttgggcttggccaggcccaattacactttatagctttgatttcgaaaacatctgtagctactcccaatgacaaagtgagggagtttctacgcctctttaggtacttccaatgacaaagtgagggagtttctatactatcagttgacaaatcccaatgacacgtgagggatatgtcgacacttcaagtgatgacccttaagtcaaatgttatcactcgggggctcgtgagaccctcgcaaaacaggtcacatacaccatggcttgtgtgacgcactccgtctaatactttgaccatcgtcttactccaagactcagtcaaagtgggggctaactgtagacacctacttttgtccccattcccgaaagggaaaggttcgatgatgaaaacataaatctccacttgacaacgcatctcctataaaataaacgaatctcgactccccatttcatttcacccgaaacctgctatttatggaaacctgctaaaaatagtaactgccgtaaaaggtagcttctaaaagtggcaaatcataaaagatagaaacctgtcagaattaggtgttgcactccaacataaatcctaaatgagatagaaaactgcaagaatcctattcctaatatgattcggaaataaaagttacgtattaattaaaatcctaacgagcctaaagttcgtaacgggcccagacgcattccgtcatgaaattgatacgcactaaaagactcgattaagtctcaaacactccggattctaggaatccgaatctgacaaagaaacggcccaaacagcaatttcaacgcccagccctgggcgctgaaattgcctggatcctattttcaacgcccatagctgggcgccgaaatctttgacgcccagcactCGGCGCTGAAATACCTGGGtatgtgtttttttcctaattctttgtggattagaactctgcaattctatctttccacgaactattccctataaatagacccctaaattcgacgtgaaaggaacacacaacacataattatattctgagtattgactccaacccttagcctaagcctctcgctgcgaaattgttcacgcgttctgtcgcaatcgatccataaatcgaacagaacgtatcctgtcccataattgagattcgttaaataaaaaggagaaatagcaaagtcaaagtggttagttttctgagaaccgtgacgcacctctcaagggtgcgtcgtaatgtgtcccttttcgatgatttaactgctttcctcgccctttttatgaactgttaaactaactaaatctgattgttctatcacgcctaacaaatataatatttttggaaaatcggattatcatgctaggtcccttaatgctatttaaatcagataatcacgatcgaattagtattatatgttgcatattgctaaaatcaactcagattagtttaatagttaacgcatgtcccttcaattatttatgctgagctagtaaggatatcctgcctctggagttatcgacgagcgaagtactcctctcggtagttacagtcccccgaaccctcaatctctaccttgcgggtgtatgttgagagatccccacaccagggatcacaagggaacctacagccgtcgtggtcaaacataattgcactccctttatgtcacgataaccgggttttgtcagtttttctcattgtcgttaaaaactgaatggcgactcctatattactagtcaattgggtgtaaactcacaggaaatccaattacacttgattgaataaaaagaatcgtcacacccacgagggacgaggtcacgcattagcctcgtgcttttaaaaactgaatggcgactcctatattactagtcaattgagtgtaaactcacaggaaatccaattacacttgattgaataaaaagaatcgtcacacccacgagggacgaggtcacgcattagcctcgtgctttttcgaccccctcacagatagTGATATTGTGAATGCTATgaatgaggatgaggatgagaatgtgaatgaggatagtgatgatgatgttgttgagattgataATCCTAATCCTGTAGAGCGTGAACCAACTATTGAGATATCTAGCAAATCTGAGGCAGAGCCTGAAACTAACAATGAGGTTAATAACACTCCACAACAAGATGATGAGAATACAGAGTATGATTTTGGTCCTGAAGAAACATGGATGATCCTGAAGATCAAGACTTCACTCCAGAGCACCACAACGAAataaatgatcgtcgtgatgccTTTAGTATTTGAGTATTGTAATagtttagttatttattttcgttggtaaataaagtagcaaagctactatttatggtttaagTAATGaattatttatggttttagtggAATAAAGTATTATCTAAAGAATGTAGAACTCTTTTTATTGAAGTAACAAAAGTACTTAGATTCTTTTCATTATCcttaaattcttttcaaattttaattgagggattatcgcaaagggatttattgctatttcttcaatgaaattctaCATGTATCGTGGTTGAATTTTCTACCACTTAGCTATGTGATACGAACAAGATCGGGAAATGTCCATGGGTGGCGCCACTATTCCCGTGAAGTTCAAAATTTCTTGATGCATTATTGCATATAATTTGATTGTTTGGTGATATGTAACCTTAGTGTTATCCAAGGTGGATGAATTGGATGTAGGATCCCATGTATTCAAGTAGTAAAGTTGGATTTTCTCATACCCATTAGACCCatccaatccattcctagaggGATCCATTTTATTGGTTGGCCTTGTTCAAAGCCAAGATcgactgtgagaagcagaagattcattTAAGGTCTAGCTTAGGAAAGGTAGTGtcctatcgtcgttttggtgaacctagaagtgtaggaatcatcacggcaatggaacttgtgaagctagtcagtaaaggaaACCCCGTTTTCTTGTGCAGTGTGAGAAACCTCAAACATGTGACTAAGGATCAACCTGAGGACATTGCAGTAGTAAATGAATTtctggacgtgtttccggaagaggtCCGAGGAATATGCCGCCCACTCGACCTATTGActtatgtttgaaagttagttaaattccgctgcgtaattatggtaaatagccttaaccattatcacagtggcggtaatatcttagtaattcatttattttaagatggaaaatggttttataaaatcaAGGAATTAGTAGGGTGTTACATTCCCGATCTTCATCTCCGCCTACCTCGAAGCACATAAGCTTTTCGATTTCGTCTTCGCTGCCCCCTTTGCCTCCCTCAATGTCGACTTTTGAATTAAATGCAGTCATTGTACAAAAATATACAGTCAAATAAGCCTAATTGATAGTCATATTACAAAATATACAACTAGAATCTAATAATATAAAGTCACTTTTGCATAAAATGACTTCACCTCTTTTTTTTCTCTCCAAATATACCCCTTAATTTATTTGTTCTCGTTAATCAAGGATATAAATTTGGAATTTCTCAAGatatatatagaaaatataAAATTCTTTTATTTCTCGTTATCTTAAGGGTCCCATTATTTtataggaaaaaaataaaaataaaaatgaaaagagTATGCATTTCATTGCtacatcaaaaaaaaaagaaaaaagtatgCATTTCATTGCTCAACTTCATACTCTTAGTTCATACACTTCCACCGTCGCGGTTTGCACCAGTTAAACTCTTCAAATTCAAAGGTACCCTTCATCCCAAAACTCAAATTTGCACCCATATTTCAAAATCTCGTTTTCTTGGAAATTCGCATGCtcaattttttaaagtttttgtttcatattttaatttccttGTATTTTTACAGGAGGAGAAGAAGGGAAAACAGCGGAAATGGATTATTCTTGCTGCCCCATTTGCGAAAATCCGATACCAATTAACGAAATTGAATGGTATGactaattgaaaataaaaaaatatgttcTTGCAAaggtttaattaaaaatttagtGAATTTTGAAGTGAGAATGGTTATGGTGCAGGCATGTGAATAACCACTTGGAGGATGATGAATTTACCAAGGATATGGAATTAGCTCAGCTAATCGCACTTGCCCCACCAAGCCCACCTCAAATTGTGGGTATTTCTTTACTTATAAATCGATTTGGTTGCTTTTTTTTTACTAGTTCTGTTGTTTGATTCATGAGAATTTGATGGAGAGCAGAAAATGGAGTTGATTTTGTTTGGAAATGCATATATTTGACATTCATGAGCATTGTTATTTTGTGTTGGAACGGAGGGGGGGCGTATATGTATTGTTCCGAAACCTTGTAGCATAAATTAATATCTGAATGCTTGGTGACACGAATCTCATAGGCCGTATTGTTTCTTTTGTTGGGTTGACAACAATGACAGTGTGGGCGGCTTACAAATGTGTCTCTCTGCTGTTAAGAATCCATCATTCTATGGCTTCAAATTGAAATGTACATAGTGAGGTTTGAAGCTAATGGAGATGTGCTTGAAGGAAATTTAGACACCGTAAGGGTTTACAAAAACTTTACATCAGGAAAACATTTCCAAATTAGCACATTGTTTTCTGGTATCATGATTTAGCTAAGTTAATTTTCATTGAACATTGGATGGCTTCATATAATTATCGTAATTGCTAAAGTTATCGAAGCTTGAACTTGTCGTTGTCCCCCTTTCAAAGAAAACGAAGAAAAGGGGGTAGGTATTGTTCTCATGAACTGATTTACAATTCATTCTAAACATGTTGAAATGGTGTTAATGTCTTATATCTGTCTACAAGACAATACTGATTTTAGATGGTTTTGCAGGACAGAAGCTTCTGCTTGGATTTCAATTCCGAGTCAGTATATGAAGAGGTTCCAGAAAGTAGTACGTCGAGTCTATCGAGAGATCAAAGGAGTAGAAGCAGCAAGGATGAATCAAAAAATATTGATGAACAGATTTGTTGTATTATAAGTTTACAGAGTAAGGCAGTCTTTTATAAGGTTGAATTAGGACTAATGACCTTACTTAAAAACTGCTTGGAACGTGAAAACTCTACAAGCATACTCTCAGGTTATGTTGATCACTTTCAAAGCACTAGGTCAGAGGATATGGGATGGGGTTGTGGATGGCGTAATATTCAAATGGTTAGCTCACACTTGCTTATGGAAAGATCAGAAGCAAGAGAGGTTTTATTTGGAGGTTCAGGATATGTGCCAGAAATTGCTTCACTTCAAAGATGGCTTGAAGTTGCCTGGCAGAGGGGTTTTGACATTGTTGGCTCAAATTATTTTAAGGGGAAAATTTATGGCACAAAGAAATGGATAGGGACAACAGAGTGTGCGGCACTCTTATGTTTTTTTGGTCTTCGAGGAAAGATAGTTGATTTTGACAGTAAGGGTAACAAGAGAGATATAGGGCAAGTTCATGGACCTATGGATAGATTTCTCGTCAGAAAAGACACTGACATTAAGGAGGGTCTTGCTAAGTTTGGTGATGGTTCTATGCAGAATAACAAGGGCTATCAAGCTTTGATTGATTGGGTTTGGAGTTACTTTTCTGAAAACAAGCCAAAGGAATCACAAAAACGTGGGGTTGTTGTTACGAATAAGATGTAAGTGTCTATCTTGGCTACTCCATGTTAGTTATGAAATTCTGAAGTCTTCATTCTATAGTTTTCATGGGTGTCACTTATCTTTGCTTCTTTTCTTGTTTCCATCCTTTAGTACTCACGTCTTATATTTATCTACGGGCTTCTTTGAACAGGCCAATATATTTTCAGCATCAGGGCCATTCAAGGACAATCATCGGTATTCAAGCCAAGCATCAAAAGAATGGATCAAAACAGTACAACTTACTTGTATTAGATCCTGGTCATGTAAGTATATTCCTTTGTTTTTGAGCTTGCAAACAGTGGCCTGTTAACAACCCATATCTTGATGTTTTggcactctctctcctctccataAGCCCTAAACATCACTTAAAAGTTTGAACATAAGCATAAAACACTATAGGCAACCAATGGGGTAGTGGCTACTCAGAACTTGTGGATCCGCAGGCATAAACTTGTGCACTTTGAACATAAAACTCCGTACAAAAACAGTTACCACAGAAAACCAAAATGAGAGTTGACAGTTGCTTCAATGCTGGTAGACTGTAGCATCCATAACACCAAACACAGGATGTTTTACAAGAATTAGACCCCGTAACTGGAAAATCCAGTGAATTAGGCTGGAAAATCAGATTGTAGGAATGAAGAAGAAGACAATTTGGAATAAATTAGATAACTGATTGTATTAGTGCTGGCATGCTGCGTTTTCATGACACAATCGGTTATCTAATAGATTACATACATGGACACTCCCACTAAACAGCTGGAAAAAACTCTCATCATTTTCATCATACCTCCTCTCTAATTAATCTCATCTATGTATAATTCCCTAGTTGCCTTCTTACCCTAGCTAATATAATTAACTTATTTGTATTACCTAAAGGGCCCTTACCGTCATACTTGATGCATTACATCCAATTACTTCATCAATGGCCTCAACTCTCGAACACCCTTTATCTCAAGTTCTCAACCCATAcgcctcaaaaaataaaatccgCACTAACTCTAAGCTTGCACAAGTACTCAAGAACATCAAGTGTACCTTAAAGAGATAAATATAGCACGGTAAGAAACTAGCATTCTTGTGCTTTTAAGTTTGCGGTTTTTCAAATCACCAAGCCATCCGTACTAAACCCAGCATACCACGGCTTTCGATTTCACAACAGTCTCCGGTGCAACAATCTAGAATTCGTCTACTCTTCATCTCTATGGCAATTGTCAATAACTCATCCAAATGAGAATTGAATGATTTACTTCCAGAGACACGAAGATCACATTCTAAGTCTGAGGAGTAGACATAAATCCGCTGCACTAAGTTCCAAAAAACTATCCCTTCCAGGTCTTGTACATAGCCTCCAACTTCGTTATCTTCATTATCCAAAGGTTGAAATGATTGACTGCCACATTTCTCAATTTCAAATTTGTTGTTAGCAAGAGAACAAAACAGAAAGGTGTTTGGTTTGTGTGTGGCAACAAAAATAAAGAACCGAAGCAAGAAAGTCAATTAAGAAAATGAATTCTTGGCTTTAACATGATTTAGTGACCTACATCCACAAAGAATGAGTTGTAGAGTTTTTCATGTAGAGATGCAAACGTTGTGTTTGCATAAGCTCAAATGGAATTTTCTATAGTGGAGCTTAATTCCCGTATAAGTTTTCTCAACTTATAAAATTAAGTGGAGTATAGACTCAACTCATAAATTCTCAAAAACTGATAAAGATTAATTCATGAGTTTTGAAGCCCAAAAGTCACTTATGAAAGCACTAATTGCTTCTCATAAtcgtttataaaaaaaaattgcttctCATAATCtcttgttaaaaaaaaagaatcatAATCACGCAATTAAATGCAAAAAACTGATGCTTTAAACAACTAACATTCAGTCAAAGAAACTAACATCTAGCAGCTGCACGGCCACCCGATCTGCACTATCACCTGTGAAGCAAGCAGCTGGTATCCGCCACATTCCATCTCAGTCAGCGAACCTGCACGGGTGTGCAGCATAGAAGGTCTTTGCAAATGCAATTTCAAACAACTAATAAAACAGTGCATAAGCACACATTGACGaagctcaattttttttttcttgactcgtcttttccatttcttttccttttttatttgccAGAGGTTCCTCTTTGCTATCTCCATTTCTAGCTATTTCATGGCATGAGCACAACTGCACCACTGGTCTTTTCTGCTAATTATTTAGTATTTTAGATTAAAAACAGACATatctcttcctttttctttcagTTCGATCCCGAGCATTTTTGAGAGTTCCATCCCCTCTAAATCAAGTGCGCGTTTTATGGGCGACACTAATCTATGTTGCACCATTCTTAGTTCGAAAACACTGATAAGGCACTGAATTTTCCACGAGACAGCTACATGTGTACCGTTTTGTCCGTTGACAATgggatttttttataattattctCTGTGTTGTAAGTTTGAAAATTTTCCAACAGATTTCTGAATCTGGTATTCTGGTTAAGGATAAGGACATTGTTTATCATGCGATGCTTATTGTTACACAATGTAATTGTTCACAGAAAACAGAGGCTTTGGAGAAATCATTAAAAGAAAATTTTGGATGGCAAAAATTTCTGAAAAGAGGGCTTCATACTTTGAGGAAGCCTCAGTATCAGGTATAAGCAAATTAAGTGCTGCTTTGTTTGAGTTTTGCATTTGATCAATCAGTTGATATAGTTTTCTTATCCAGCTGTGCTATGTTGATCCTGGAATTGCTCGGGCAGAGGAGATTGAGAGGCTGAAGAATTTGACTAGTGTTCGCATTGAATGCTAGATGTAATCATGTCCTGCGTGGCTCTTTCTGGTTTGTgctccttctctctctctctcgctgGGATTTCTTTTAGAATTCATCTGTTAAGTTGATATGTAGCGTTACACTTCATATGTTGTCGACCTGTTTTCTTCAGCTTGCAGCTGGATTTAGGTCCTACAAAATCACGAGGGCCTTTCTATGATTGTGACTGGAAAGCAATGTTTACTCTTTCTTTCCTATTCTGCAAACTTTGAAAGCTTTAAGTGATTTCTCAGTACTTGTTCAGTTCAAAAACTTGAAAAGTCATTGGCAGCGAAGATGTTTAAGAGGTTGAGTGTGGTGGGGTACTTGAGATTTGTTTCCAAATGCTTGTACAGTTATTAAGAAAGTTGTAATGTCTGGTCCTCATATCTTCCTTTGTTATGAAGTGGCTGTTGCTTAATGGCGAAGGCCTTTTGGTTTAAAAGGGGATTTCTGGTTGTGCTCTTCTTATTTGAGGGATTATGTTACAGGTGAGTTGGATTGTTTTTAGAGGAGAATGCAATAGAAGTTGCTTTGGAGGCGCGGATTTATTGTAGTGATCGGGGTTGTTGGTTGGAGGCCTTGGAGCTAATGAACTTATCTTCTGTAATAAGGCCAATGGATTCTAGGTGTTGAGGCTTACCATATAACTTATCTTCTTTCCCAACATACTGGCTTTCAACATTGTCAGCTTGATTGGCATgccttgtatttttttttggaaagaaGATACCTTGTCCTCCCGATGTATTGCTCTGTGGTTTCCCACATTTCATTAATAAAGTTTTCTTTGCTAAAAATGCAAATGAAAGTATTTAGCCCCTAACTGCTGTATATCCTGAATCTTCCAGAGAATATATGAGATACATCTCTACTGATAACTGTAGTGAAATATGATGGATGAGGAAAGAAAGGTAACAGGCCTGCTTACTAAATTTTAGCTGCTGTACAAGGCTTGCTAAACAAATTTCAAATGCTGGTTTTTTTGGTTGGGAACTTGGGATAGGGGGATTCAGTTCAAGTCATTTGATTGCTTGTGCAGATAGCGATATAGCATGCATTTTGAATTTATGATATACACATAGTTTTATATTAAGGTTCACTGGAAGTATTCATGGGGGTTATATTG
This genomic stretch from Spinacia oleracea cultivar Varoflay chromosome 3, BTI_SOV_V1, whole genome shotgun sequence harbors:
- the LOC110797991 gene encoding uncharacterized protein, translated to MKRVCISLLHQKKKKKVCISLLNFILLVHTLPPSRFAPVKLFKFKGGEEGKTAEMDYSCCPICENPIPINEIEWHVNNHLEDDEFTKDMELAQLIALAPPSPPQIDRSFCLDFNSESVYEEVPESSTSSLSRDQRSRSSKDESKNIDEQICCIISLQSKAVFYKVELGLMTLLKNCLERENSTSILSGYVDHFQSTRSEDMGWGCGWRNIQMVSSHLLMERSEAREVLFGGSGYVPEIASLQRWLEVAWQRGFDIVGSNYFKGKIYGTKKWIGTTECAALLCFFGLRGKIVDFDSKGNKRDIGQVHGPMDRFLVRKDTDIKEGLAKFGDGSMQNNKGYQALIDWVWSYFSENKPKESQKRGVVVTNKMPIYFQHQGHSRTIIGIQAKHQKNGSKQYNLLVLDPGHKTEALEKSLKENFGWQKFLKRGLHTLRKPQYQLCYVDPGIARAEEIERLKNLTSVRIEC